A genomic window from Oceanobacillus timonensis includes:
- a CDS encoding DUF6944 family repetitive protein, with protein MNHNLKALFGSWDAAIGTFLSAIASTPSFKQNEVLQMNLDLLGNVMQATGSALAADSEKNLTLNKIGNQVQAIGNATVISGIAIPFNEETKRKVTIQGNLFQAVGSSMALPDLLDTNEISMDTLYDIYGAFLQAIGNALQGLSGIIELQGKRGENMDFAGSWIQTIGVFIQALVQNKH; from the coding sequence ATGAATCATAATCTGAAAGCTTTATTTGGCTCATGGGATGCAGCGATAGGCACCTTTCTCTCTGCTATAGCCAGTACTCCTTCCTTTAAACAAAATGAAGTGCTGCAAATGAATTTGGACTTATTAGGAAATGTCATGCAAGCTACAGGCAGTGCTTTAGCAGCTGATAGTGAAAAAAATCTTACTTTAAATAAAATCGGGAACCAAGTACAAGCAATTGGAAACGCTACCGTGATTAGCGGGATAGCTATCCCATTTAATGAAGAAACAAAAAGAAAAGTAACAATCCAGGGAAATTTATTTCAAGCTGTTGGAAGCAGTATGGCTCTTCCTGATTTATTGGATACAAATGAGATATCTATGGATACACTATATGATATTTACGGGGCGTTCCTTCAAGCAATTGGAAATGCTTTGCAAGGTTTATCAGGTATTATCGAGCTGCAAGGAAAACGAGGAGAAAATATGGACTTTGCCGGCAGTTGGATACAAACTATTGGTGTTTTTATTCAGGCGCTGGTACAAAATAAACATTAA
- a CDS encoding MFS transporter, translating into MEKRKYHKTDFYFWKITLCLAAASFFIFASLYVVQPLSPVFARDFNVSVSEATLPLSMNVFGLILGLIILGFYSDRIGRVPLIKYSLLVSVILFFFIAMTDSFAFFILMRFIQGFAMAGLPAASLAYINEEIDRSSIGIATALYIASNAFGGMVGRVVASYLIEDLAWQTIFYIFAGAGVLIAAVVIIFLPKSQFFEYSYLPFRKDIEGMVFHIKNPVMLLFFGMGIIFQVSFTSVWTYLPFYLEGDPFFLSPQAISYTFLAYGFGVVGAPTAGWLAGSLGLNNVRIAGIITLSAGIFMTTIVSLPWIIAGLCVICLGFFTAHSLTATFVTEQATHHKGSASSLYLVSYYIGVAFGSTAVGPIWNQAGWHALVWLAGILPIGYLIFVTLVQKGISKTASSS; encoded by the coding sequence ATGGAAAAGAGGAAATATCATAAAACAGATTTTTATTTTTGGAAAATTACTTTATGCTTAGCAGCGGCTTCTTTTTTTATATTTGCAAGTCTGTATGTGGTTCAACCATTATCGCCGGTTTTTGCCAGAGATTTTAACGTGTCTGTGTCAGAAGCTACTTTGCCTTTATCCATGAACGTTTTTGGATTAATTCTTGGATTAATTATCCTTGGATTTTATTCGGACCGGATTGGCAGGGTTCCGCTTATCAAGTATTCCTTGCTTGTTTCCGTTATTCTGTTTTTTTTCATTGCAATGACAGATTCTTTTGCTTTTTTTATTTTGATGCGATTCATCCAAGGTTTTGCTATGGCTGGTTTGCCTGCAGCATCGCTTGCTTATATCAATGAAGAGATTGACCGTTCAAGTATAGGAATTGCAACAGCCTTATACATAGCTAGCAATGCTTTTGGAGGAATGGTAGGTAGGGTCGTGGCCAGTTATCTCATTGAAGACCTTGCTTGGCAGACGATATTTTATATTTTTGCAGGGGCAGGTGTGTTGATTGCGGCCGTCGTCATCATCTTTCTTCCCAAATCGCAATTCTTTGAATACAGTTATCTTCCATTTCGAAAAGACATCGAAGGAATGGTTTTTCATATCAAAAACCCGGTCATGCTTTTATTTTTCGGTATGGGAATTATTTTTCAAGTTTCGTTTACTTCTGTATGGACGTATTTGCCGTTTTATTTGGAAGGAGACCCATTCTTTCTTTCCCCTCAGGCGATTTCATATACTTTTCTAGCGTATGGATTTGGCGTTGTTGGTGCTCCAACTGCCGGATGGCTTGCCGGTTCGTTAGGGCTGAATAATGTTCGTATTGCTGGAATCATTACATTATCTGCAGGGATTTTCATGACAACCATTGTATCGCTGCCATGGATTATTGCCGGTTTATGTGTGATTTGTCTGGGATTTTTTACCGCTCATTCGTTAACGGCGACATTTGTAACAGAGCAGGCAACGCATCATAAGGGGAGTGCCTCCAGTTTGTATCTTGTGTCCTACTATATTGGTGTAGCGTTTGGCAGTACGGCAGTGGGGCCTATTTGGAATCAAGCGGGATGGCATGCGCTCGTATGGCTTGCGGGGATATTGCCGATAGGTTATTTGATTTTTGTTACACTTGTGCAAAAAGGAATAAGTAAAACAGCCTCCAGTAGTTAA
- the ilvD gene encoding dihydroxy-acid dehydratase — MTELRSDMIKKGVDRAPHRSLLHAAGVKTRDLGKPFILVVNSYIDIVPGHIHLQEFGKIVKEAIREAGGIPFEMNTIGVDDGIAMGHIGMRYSLPSRELIADSVETVANAHWFDGMVCIPNCDKITPGMLMGALRVNIPSIFVSGGPMKAGTDSAGNPLSLTSVFEGVGAYQSGQIDDARLLELEQNACPTCGSCSGMFTANSMNCLAEGIGLALPGNGTILAVAEERKEFVKRSARQLVELIKKDIKPRDIVTEEAIDNAFALDMAMGGSTNTVLHTLALAHEAGVDYPLERINEVANRVPHLAKVAPASNYHIEDVDRAGGISAIIHELLKKPGAFHGDNLSVSAKTIRENVQDAEILDEDVIHTLDNPHSDRGGLAVLFGNLAPNGSIVKVGAIDPEVGGYFKGPAICFDSQEEALEGIESGKVEEGHVVVIRYEGPKGGPGMPEMLAPTSQIVGRGLGAKVGLITDGRFSGASRGISIGHISPEAAEGGPIAFVEDGDVVELDLENREMNLLVSEEAFEKRKANWKGFEPKVKKGWLGRYSKLVTSANTGGVMEI, encoded by the coding sequence TTGACAGAACTACGCAGCGATATGATTAAAAAAGGTGTGGATCGTGCACCGCATCGAAGCCTGCTGCATGCTGCAGGAGTAAAAACAAGAGATTTGGGAAAACCATTTATACTGGTGGTCAACTCGTATATAGACATTGTTCCTGGACATATTCATTTACAAGAATTTGGAAAAATTGTAAAAGAAGCAATTCGTGAAGCGGGTGGCATTCCATTCGAGATGAACACCATTGGTGTGGATGATGGGATTGCAATGGGACATATTGGAATGCGATATTCCTTGCCGAGCCGGGAGCTAATTGCTGATTCAGTAGAAACTGTGGCGAATGCGCACTGGTTTGACGGCATGGTTTGTATTCCCAATTGTGATAAAATTACGCCAGGAATGCTAATGGGAGCGCTGCGGGTGAATATTCCATCTATCTTTGTCAGTGGTGGTCCGATGAAGGCTGGTACAGATAGTGCGGGTAACCCGCTTTCTCTGACCTCTGTTTTTGAAGGAGTAGGAGCTTATCAATCCGGCCAAATTGATGATGCCAGATTGCTAGAGTTAGAACAAAATGCCTGTCCGACATGCGGATCATGTTCCGGGATGTTTACTGCAAACTCAATGAACTGTCTGGCAGAAGGAATTGGATTGGCGCTTCCGGGAAATGGGACCATTCTTGCTGTGGCAGAAGAACGGAAAGAATTTGTGAAACGTTCTGCGAGACAATTAGTAGAATTAATCAAGAAAGATATTAAACCGCGTGATATTGTAACTGAAGAAGCAATTGATAATGCTTTTGCATTGGATATGGCAATGGGCGGATCCACGAATACGGTATTACATACATTAGCTTTAGCACATGAAGCTGGAGTAGATTATCCGCTGGAACGTATTAATGAAGTAGCAAACCGGGTACCGCATTTGGCAAAAGTTGCCCCAGCATCCAATTATCATATTGAAGATGTGGACAGAGCAGGCGGAATCAGTGCGATTATTCATGAATTATTGAAAAAACCGGGTGCATTTCATGGAGACAATCTCAGTGTATCTGCGAAAACGATTCGGGAAAATGTTCAGGATGCGGAAATCTTGGATGAAGATGTGATTCATACGCTGGATAATCCACATTCCGATCGGGGCGGACTTGCTGTGTTATTTGGGAATCTTGCTCCTAATGGTTCTATTGTCAAAGTAGGTGCCATTGATCCGGAAGTCGGCGGCTATTTTAAAGGGCCAGCTATCTGCTTTGACTCACAGGAAGAAGCATTAGAGGGAATTGAATCTGGTAAAGTCGAAGAAGGGCATGTTGTTGTGATTCGTTATGAAGGTCCTAAAGGTGGACCGGGCATGCCGGAGATGCTTGCCCCGACTTCCCAGATTGTAGGACGAGGATTAGGTGCAAAAGTTGGTTTAATTACGGACGGACGTTTCTCGGGGGCATCCAGAGGAATTTCTATTGGTCATATCTCACCAGAGGCTGCGGAAGGCGGTCCCATTGCGTTTGTAGAAGATGGGGACGTGGTTGAATTAGATCTTGAGAATCGTGAAATGAATCTGCTGGTTTCTGAAGAAGCATTTGAAAAACGCAAAGCAAATTGGAAAGGTTTTGAGCCAAAAGTGAAAAAAGGATGGCTTGGCCGTTATTCGAAATTGGTTACTTCTGCGAATACTGGCGGAGTAATGGAAATATAA
- a CDS encoding prenyltransferase, with product MIPAQPAITRKSIGMLLRLIAVVFSSVATILSTILPLLFYTDLSAGAVMGVASVLLIGAVCIHGMLTHTLNDIADYQSGTDQYSPGILSGGSRVLQTGTMSVGMLKQLGIWMTAFLLAMAVLFAFLGLTEFAVLTFIGIWGAVSYSLRPFQFAYYPFVGEWLSLFPTMLMLGIAAPWILLGQVPVWAWQNGLINAIWCMAWVMVHHIPDRHADRKAVPFKQTSVVWAENIFGARGAKLPAMLYFIIVGLFLLWTALTRPVGAIGAAILLVYAIYLMIKMDIDDIEKVTNDEKKLLLSAFATAIWLGLFI from the coding sequence ATGATTCCCGCACAACCAGCTATCACCCGAAAAAGTATCGGAATGTTATTACGTCTTATTGCTGTTGTATTTTCCAGTGTAGCAACCATTCTATCAACCATATTGCCGCTTTTATTTTATACAGATTTGTCAGCAGGCGCTGTAATGGGTGTTGCTTCTGTACTATTAATCGGCGCTGTGTGTATTCACGGCATGTTGACGCATACCTTAAATGATATTGCCGATTATCAATCCGGCACCGATCAATATAGTCCAGGCATTCTATCCGGAGGAAGCAGAGTACTACAGACAGGTACCATGTCTGTAGGGATGCTGAAGCAATTAGGGATTTGGATGACAGCTTTTCTGCTGGCGATGGCTGTACTGTTTGCTTTCCTTGGACTTACAGAATTTGCAGTATTGACCTTTATTGGTATTTGGGGCGCCGTATCTTATTCATTAAGGCCATTTCAATTTGCTTATTATCCGTTTGTAGGAGAATGGCTCAGTTTATTTCCAACGATGCTGATGTTGGGAATTGCTGCTCCTTGGATTTTACTTGGACAAGTTCCTGTTTGGGCATGGCAGAACGGGCTTATTAATGCCATCTGGTGTATGGCTTGGGTAATGGTTCATCATATTCCAGATCGGCATGCTGATCGAAAAGCAGTCCCTTTTAAGCAAACCTCCGTTGTCTGGGCAGAGAACATTTTCGGAGCAAGAGGTGCAAAATTACCTGCGATGCTTTACTTTATTATCGTTGGTTTGTTCCTGCTTTGGACAGCTTTAACACGTCCAGTTGGAGCCATTGGTGCTGCCATTCTCCTCGTTTATGCGATCTATCTTATGATTAAAATGGATATTGATGATATAGAGAAAGTAACAAATGATGAGAAAAAGCTGCTATTATCTGCTTTTGCCACTGCTATATGGCTTGGACTGTTTATTTAA